The following is a genomic window from Papilio machaon chromosome 7, ilPapMach1.1, whole genome shotgun sequence.
GATTCAAATTAGCACGGTAGTTTTGGCGCTACTGCTGtagaacaaatataattaagataattCATAGCTAATAGCAaccattgtattaaaaaaaaaacttacttttgGAATTCCAACATCTAAAGTTCTATGAACAGGTGTAGTAACTGTAGTGGCGACCGAAACAGGAATTGTTTCCaactgattttcttttaatattccaGTTTTATGTTGGCTGGAATGTTGCtgcaaaatattgaaatattagtttagaataattgtatttttataccacagtatttttttcataaagtttGCTTCAATGATGACATTATCATTCAAATTGTGCTAATATATTTCTTAGATAGAATCGCAGTCACAAAACCCATAAGTTTTTCTAAAATAGTTATATAGAATGAGAATGACATAGACCACAACTAGTCGTAACTAGCATATCAGTAAATCAGTAATAATGTAAAAGCAACAAGTATATCAAAGGCTGTAAAAgtacaaatttcatttatacaaGCAGTCTCCATGAGGGTAAGTGGCACGAGAAGACATATTAAGGCCTTCAACTGCAAATACTGAGCAGGAATTATATAACAAGCCGACAGTCCAATGACTATCCTGCTGATCATCATTCcacaataaaaaacttgtatgtctttttgatttattaagtcattattttgtaaaataatatgtatgtaataacaaaaaagtacATCAATACtaactataaatgtatatgcAGTATTAACAAACTCTTACAAATTTGAAGGGCACAGCATCATCTCGTAGTCGTGTCACATCCAGAGTTTTGTTGAAACATTTATCATCAAAATGTAGCGagcaaatataaatatcttttacaTTTGTCTTAATATTTTCCATTCTAATTGCTTCTAGccactttttctttttaagctCATTTCTTGGGAtcctataaaatatgttttaattattatttttgtatgttttaagCGGGGTAGCatgataaaataagaaattttatataagcaATCATTTTAAATCGATATCAAAGTCGATAAATACTGTACAACCCCAgcttaaattaacattatttaagcgtcaaaatatagttaaaaaagtCAAATCCATTTATGACCTTTAACTGCACATAAGAACCTTgctaattataatgtaattctTCCTCTATTTTACCGGTAAACTTAACaataaccaatatttttaatgttatttatagcgTACCTGTGTATGGTTAAAGATGGCTGATTTGGTGTTTTTCTTATGCCGCACCCTATTACACTACACAGTGGCATATTTGCGacgtaattatttacatttggcttcaattattttaaatcaagataattaattatttattttgattaaaaccACGACTTTCTGACAAGTATCGGCTGAACTGACTGACAATGACATTTGGTGCGCTAAACATGGCGGATTTTCGAACTCAttagtagtgatgcaacggatgtctgtttccgtttccgcaagtgcggaagttccgcgtgcttttcaacatccgtttctgtttctgtttccgcaacttttataacggagataaaacggaactttacgatgGCTGaaagatccaaatgcgcggcgcaagacgcgcagtccgtgcgcggcctttcggcacttgtcgcatttgtttgtttacgtactttttcgtgataAATtcacgtaatattttctgctgctgtttgaaacaatcagtttctcttgctggagtaaactgtctagttgttgtccatataaaatttgacaactggcaaaatgtgactatttcatacttacgagttattaaatgtacttttgaataaatgataaccatgtaatatatcatcatcattattatcatcagctcactatacatcctcactgaggggctcagagcctaccccaaattaggggtgactaggccatagtcaaccacgctggcccagagtgacgcttcacacatatcattaaattttttctcagatatgtgcaggcagcatcactatgttttccttcaccgtaggaacgtcggataaatgtaaatatctaaatcgaaaaacacattggtacatagcgggattcgaacccaggccctccagattgcaagtcaagtgcctaataattattatatctttttctaatctagatttggtgtttttgatacttaacacattcgctgtttacaaaataaaaaaggtaacagctggaagccaaaactttttatggtgaatttttatttagtatatctgggagtgtttgaacatatagatattttaataatgttttttgtatttgagcgctagggatcatcattttgagtgctagggatggcaatggtttagttcactaatatgtagatatttgttccacgattGCATTTCggtgtactaatatgttacaagattttgacaaagtcaagtttttcatcaaattccagaatattgaaacatgtaaggatactaatcaaaaccagcttttatcttctcggttcaagatcttgtaacatttcatacacacccacacatacacacacacctacaggacatacatatatttaaaaaatatacatacataacataaagttcagccttagcttcatgtgatacaagatatttgtatgtttgcctccgtacgaacgtggtactaatcactacaacactgtaagaatgaaactaatactctttttcgctagttgactatattgccaTAGTGGCCTcacaaagcaacatggactcgcttcaaacgccggcggcttactggctactacaaagtgaacgggcccctcgctcggatccgaggaggaggcgccgctactaatagctctgcccactcggatccgagtggtcagcagtgaatgtattaataaagaaatatatttgtcgtttatcaacacgagtggtttggcgaacattaatttgtaaatagtgtaattttgtttcctgaaaataaataacaaaaaacgtattttaacttattgcagcacagtaaaaatacatatattgaaggctaaagggcaccgatatccaatgccttaatgaattaaaaacgaatacaaactgttcttaccaaaaaaattttgtaaatatgtttttttttttatttacacttctgtttccgcttccgtttccgtttccgtttctgctaaaatttaattttgacatctgtttccgtttctggttccggtaagacacttccgttgcatcactactcATTAGGGGTGTGTTCCGATATACACTGCGACCACTGTAgagtgtgacgtcaattcagtatactgtgaagccgttccttaatagccagttatactggttacgatttaaaacggaacgcaatctcgtatactgtcagccgcattttttgacgcaacattcaaatgagtgtattcaagttttctagtacataaaaaaaaactgttttggagtactgtcaaattaaaaatattttaattaatattaattataaattgtatttataatgtaataaaaataagtactttttcataaaaagaatatgtttttcactatcaacacagtctaataaggttaatttttgcaattcttccattgttttatttatttatccaaactaattacagaactttaacattttctgattaaactgtagctttgtttataagatgtCAGGCACTCGGgtggttttgactgatcacgtgatcaaagtactgcgagtaccttacctcgaaaacgccagtgctcacagtagaatatggcggcgatttatgacgtcatatatttccctagggtactgcggcagtatactggcagtccataacggaacgaatatgtctacagtgatagcactgtgcagtgctcgcagtgtatatcggaacataccctaGGTATTTACGTATACATATTCATCTTTCACTTTATGTAGGTACTGAATACTGTTATGTTGTTTTCCTGCGAGTTTCAGTGCTAAGGAAGAACGATATAGATATATGTTTATGTGTGTGCCTTCAAAATggatactatttatttaattgtacgTATAGAACAATATGTCGCGTCCCTAATATAAAGGTTTATGGAACGGGCagatatattgaaaattaaaattcgacAATCACAAACGATTGTCATCTACGAAAGACTAGGCGGTATGGTCGAAAGACTGCCTGCGCCATGggcgaaaaaaaaagaaacaaacaattgtcaatgtcaattgTCAAGTGACAACAAAGTGATGTCTTCGCGTTTAGTTTTGTTTGGAGTGACACtcgaaaaatattgaaaatataaatattagcaTAGTTCCcctctaaaataaaattatttagactaaacaaattataaactagtAGGGAAATAATGGTTACTTGTCGGGCATGTCTTGAAACCAATAAAGAAATGAGAACTTTTGATGAGCCATTTGCTATTCAGTATAATTTACTAACCGAACTTGAGGTTGtcataatcatttaaattaaaaattaaaattaattgaaacactcttattaattatttggtCTCATAATTATGACACTATAgcattgtttttgttacttttacaGATATGTGTAGGTGATAAAATGTCGCAGCTAATCTGCTGCGATTGTTGGGaaacagtaaattattttattgattttaggACCAGGTGTATTACCTCAGAATCTGTTATGAGAAATGCAATATTGAACGTGAGTATGCGACTATAGTCTATCTAGTATTAATAAGTTCATCACCATCTTATATGCAATCAAAATCACATATGATGGCAATTTTGGCGGATAGCCTTCTAATCCTAATCCCTTTCTTAATTAATGCTATTGTTTTgagttatttaagaaaatataaggAGAATAAAGAAAGAgtacaaagtaaatatattttatcttattacaGATAGTAAAAGATGAACCTGATAGTACAATAACTACTGAAAACTGTTTATATATTGAAGTAAAATCTGAACTTAAGGAAGAATCAATGGATTCTGCTGcctttaacaatatttatgacaatgaTAACTTTGAGACTAgtgaaaaatttgaattacCATTGTTTTCTATATCAAATGTTACCTCAGAAGGTATGTTTTGTCTATTCTATGTTTTATCAGATTTTGCCAGACCATGTTCTGTATCTATGCCAAAAattatcaagatctgttgagccgttctggagatagtttctaacaaacatacatccgtATAtcttaaactttcgcatttataatattggtaagatatAAAGCTgatcattaataattataatattaaataatgaatatgtttaattttagcaACTAAAACAAAGAGAatcttaaaaaagaaaaaaattaaacaacctgttaaatttgaaaatgaagAAAGAAAGCAActtaataagaagaaaaacaaagtGACAATGAAAATACCTTTGAAAAATGAAGAAGAAATGAAACTGATAACTAAAATGAAAGAAGCAAAGAttaaacgaaaattaaaagaaaagcaAAGAGCTGCAGaacttgatttaaaaaaactatgtggtaaacaaaataaagtaatctacatacaaattattttaatgtcaattaaaaaaaaaaaaatgtcacccCCTCTTCTATAAGGGGCAGTTGTTACCTCCTATTTTAGAAGTGACTTGGCTACAATCAACAATGCTAGCTCAGTACagattgacttcacacacaCCTTTAAATAGATTTGCTGATATGcagtttcatatttttttttttttttcatttaaaaaagttagataaatgtacaaactTTCAGGTATTTGTAAAGCATCATTTGAAGATAGTAAAGAATTATTTGATCACTTAGAGGgtcataaaaaagataaaatgtgTCAATTATGTCATGAAACATTTACTGAATGGCCGGAAATACTAGGCCACAGATTCCGGCATACTCCAGATAGTCAAAGAAGGTGccatttatgtaataaatcttGTATGAGTCATGTATATATGGAGCATCATTATAGAAAAATGCATTATGATGGAAGTGTATGTATTATTAGAAGTTATACATAagtatctatctatatatataaaagaaagtcgtgttagttacactatttataactcaagataggtcgaactgatttcgctgaaaattgatggggaggtagcttagaactaagacggacataggaacttttttatcttgtgtgcattttattccgcgcggacggagtcgcgggtaaaagctagttattaataaaatagtagtgTTTTTGTTGCTTAAATAATACTTCATCTTTACaacactgttttttttattaaaatgttaatcaaAGGGTAAAATAACCTcacaagtttaatttaatcagtACTTTTGTTGTATATTTCAAGATAGTTCTTTTTTATAGTGGTCtgattatatataattactattttttttttaggttaggttaaaATGCAACCAGTGTGATAGAACATATGACACACCTCgaaatttaagaaaacataaatCGAGTGTACATTCTGATAAACAGTTCATCTGTGATGATTGTGGGGAAACGTAAGTAAAGAACTTttttagtttacattattctaATCCAACGATTGAATACAACTGAAAATACGTAAACCTACATTAGAAACAGATTGAATTTTAGTGTAGGCTTACATTTTTCCAGTTGTAATCCATTCAAACTGGACTGGAATAatatatactgttcgtaagaaacgggaccCTCACCACGACTAGGCTGTTCGAatagtatattagtaaaaaccacgaaagtttgaagttatatatggaataatataaactgtttatttaaatcttaccacctatctttatatttaaaagaaagtcgtgttagttacactatttataactcaagatcggtcgaactgatttagctgaaaattgatgggcaggtagcttagaactaggagacggacataggataacttttaccccgttttctattttttattccgcgcggatagagttgcgggtaaaaactagtattgttataatgaatatatataagtctggaaggacacaggctactaataaatttttttaattccgcgcggacggatcgcgggcgactgctagttttagtataaatgtccttttttttaatccataaAACACCTGTGAAAGAGTACATTTTTCTGTCAGTTTGTATGAGGGAATAAGAGAGACATCAATAtgtttgcattttattaaatattttacatctaaTTAATGGTttgtaagatattttcaaatcatttttatttcagattcaATACAAAAgggaaaattaaaacacatgtATTAAGACATACAACTGTGAAGCCGcatgtttgtaaattttgcGGATATTCAACCAAATATGTTAGCAGTCTGAGGGTAATATATTACAagctcgattttttttttacttttttttaaaaaatgagaaaaataacttgatagaaacattgaaaaaaaaaaagacaaataagTTGTACATGATTTTCCTTTTACAAAGTTCCTTTGTCAAACataatcgtaaaaaaaaaactttattttgtttatagtcacttttgttttaagttaaataaaaatacttctaTTTATCACAGGAtcataatttaagaaaacataCAGCATTAAAGGTTTATTGCAAAGGCTGTGGTACAGTGTTTTCATGTCAAGAAAAACTTGACAAACATGTTTGTAAGCAAAAGTCAAGAGTGTGTCCAATATGTGGCTTGAAAATGCATAAATCGGAAAGagtaagaattttattttcactttaaaaattttttttttttttaaatgttctcTTCAAACAATAATTCGTTCGAAAGTTCGAAAgaagcaatatttttaaaaagaaaaaaaaattatgcacaatgtttttatgtgtgttactaaCTGTGATTCCTTTGCCATAAAACTTGtacaaaactatatattaCTGTCAGTTCTAAAAATCTAGACTTACACTTACTAAACACTAGTAAGTGCATACCATCTTTTCATTAGTTCAGTGACACGAATCCGTGTCGAGCGCTAGTTTattcgttataaaaaatataaaatgctatATCCATTAATACAACTATGACTTCTGTATATGGATAGGCTATAAGCAGAAGTagtttgtgcctatttgatttttaccattttggcgctgataATAACGGATTTGAACTTAAAATAGAGTTAGGATTAACTGTCA
Proteins encoded in this region:
- the LOC123721128 gene encoding uncharacterized protein LOC123721128 codes for the protein MVTCRACLETNKEMRTFDEPFAIQYNLLTELEICVGDKMSQLICCDCWETVNYFIDFRTRCITSESVMRNAILNIVKDEPDSTITTENCLYIEVKSELKEESMDSAAFNNIYDNDNFETSEKFELPLFSISNVTSEATKTKRILKKKKIKQPVKFENEERKNETDN
- the LOC106714071 gene encoding THAP domain-containing protein 2 translates to MPLCSVIGCGIRKTPNQPSLTIHRIPRNELKKKKWLEAIRMENIKTNVKDIYICSLHFDDKCFNKTLDVTRLRDDAVPFKFQHSSQHKTGILKENQLETIPVSVATTVTTPVHRTLDVGIPKLPMTMTAACTASCASVPGTTSVDNLPVRILQNDLPYGILSIDPLTAS
- the LOC106714036 gene encoding zinc finger protein 85, with amino-acid sequence MKEAKIKRKLKEKQRAAELDLKKLCGICKASFEDSKELFDHLEGHKKDKMCQLCHETFTEWPEILGHRFRHTPDSQRRCHLCNKSCMSHVYMEHHYRKMHYDGSVRLKCNQCDRTYDTPRNLRKHKSSVHSDKQFICDDCGETFNTKGKIKTHVLRHTTVKPHVCKFCGYSTKYVSSLRDHNLRKHTALKVYCKGCGTVFSCQEKLDKHVCKQKSRVCPICGLKMHKSERIHSHLKTHEKEKPYKCELCANTYMSKVALKAHLDKHNGNRTKQCEYCPATFYYGSALIKHRRIHTGERPYVCKTCGKSFTSNSNLKVHRQIHGEYLINKIVKTEDI